One window from the genome of Paramisgurnus dabryanus chromosome 24, PD_genome_1.1, whole genome shotgun sequence encodes:
- the vcam1b gene encoding vascular cell adhesion protein 1b isoform X4, protein MDLTLLIFILLPVAAVSYKVVMPSEVWFKMGDRRTLTCSMRSCPGEVKFSWTSLEDKPLFATVDNKHAESLLIFESVMKNHENTVVCKATCGKDSKQATAAIKVYSFQRNPVIIGNEHMILGEENILTCEVSHVYPSEYLEVKLLYEDKVLVSKEGEEDGTDSLKISHTFQPSSEDDGKEITCRASLNVEDIPHDERTKKTSGHLRVLSAPHNLRISGLTAVSLGSSLTLTCEAEGSPELEFTWTALKPDGQSVEMGKRREMSIPNVTLTDAGVYQCEVSNNLGRQTKRVSVVVQAPPMNTIIEASQQTVLKEGQSISIFCKSDGVPVDRVVLRRMLDSRTTELKSSVGSETSFTFESVEVSDSGFYECTAFNKFGSQSASLNLTVEAYLLEVELQPSDAIVAESGSSLTLSCNASGCPQPTFTWKSLGNLPNRGLIKTDGLLSKLFLDPVEVEDEGTYICEVTCGSAAKSKQTKVNVFSFPTSPVVESPGPSLEGEMIRLTCTVLDVFPTNFFRIVWTDGEGELHSESGMLSSHLQNLTSVLSYHVEAKDQDKLMTCKVLLDMNGVPTAQTVKTASTALSVHYPPRGTRITVIPQGELKEGESVSISCLSDSVPVGRVELIRVVDGIETELMARDGVETLVILTPLELGDSGLYVCKASNRHGSESDSVEIKVKAPPRNTTVEVFPSSEVQEGQNITICCNSVSFPPPAVVLRKLDSESVIYSPDGVFQLINLTANDTGMYQVNVTNDLGYETEIFIIHVMEKRFVSPPSWTDFITPAICLGATAALVGIMVYLWRDRKKGSYDLTKCNPDTV, encoded by the exons ATGGATTTAACTTTGCTTATATTTATCTTACTACCGGTCGCAG cTGTTTCATATAAGGTGGTTATGCCCTCTGAAGTATGGTTTAAGATGGGTGACAGGAGGACGTTGACGTGCAGCATGCGCTCGTGCCCGGGGGAAGTGAAGTTCTCTTGGACTTCGTTAGAGGACAAACCGCTATTCGCCACCGTGGATAACAAGCACGCGGAGTCCTTGTTGATCTTTGAAAGTGTCATGAAGAATCACGAAAACACCGTAGTGTGCAAAGCAACCTGTGGGAAGGACTCAAAACAGGCGACAGCTGCGATTAAAGTTTATT CTTTTCAAAGAAACCCAGTTATAATCGGGAACGAGCACATGATACTGGGCGAGGAGAACATCTTGACCTGTGAGGTATCTCATGTATACCCGTCAGAGTACCTTGAAGTCAAATTGCTATATGAAGACAAAGTTCTGGTCAGTAAAGAAGGAGAAGAAGATGGTACCGATAGTTTGAAGATATCCCACACATTCCAACCTTCAAGTGAAGACGATGGAAAGGAAATAACCTGCAGAGCATCACTTAATGTTGAAGACATACCACATGATGAGAGGACCAAAAAGACATCTGGACACCTGAGGGTTCTTT CTGCACCTCATAATCTCCGAATATCTGGATTAACCGCAGTCTCACTGGGATCCAGTTTAACTTTGACCTGTGAGGCAGAGGGCAGCCCTGAGCTTGAGTTTACATGGACCGCTCTTAAACCAGATGGCCAGTCTGTCGAAATGGGAAAACGTCGAGAGATGTCCATACCCAACGTGACCCTAACTGATGCTGGTGTTTATCAGTGTGAAGTTAGCAATAATTTGGGAAGACAAACCAAGAGAGTTTCTGTTGTCGTTCAAG CACCCCCAATGAATACGATCATTGAAGCAAGTCAACAAACAGTTCTGAAGGAAGGACAGTCCATAAGCATCTTCTGCAAATCCGATGGGGTCCCAGTGGATCGTGTGGTGCTGAGACGAATGCTGGATAGCAGAACAACAGAGCTGAAGAGTAGCGTTGGGTCTGAAACATCATTTACCTTTGAATCTGTCGAGGTGTCCGACTCGGGCTTTTATGAGTGTACGGCCTTCAATAAGTTTGGAAGTCAGAGTGCTTCTCTAAACCTTACGGTTGAAG CTTATTTGCTTGAAGTGGAACTACAACCAAGTGATGCGATCGTAGCAGAAAGCGGCTCCAGCCTTACGCTTTCCTGCAATGCTTCAGGTTGCCCCCAACCCACGTTCACCTGGAAGAGTCTTGGAAATCTACCAAACCGAGGCCTAATTAAAACCGACGGCTTATTGTCCAAGCTGTTCCTCGACCCGGTGGAGGTGGAAGATGAAGGAACTTACATCTGTGAGGTCACATGCGGCTCAGCTGCGAAGTCCAAACAGACCAAAGTGAATGTGTTCT CGTTTCCTACAAGTCCTGTGGTAGAAAGTCCTGGACCTTCTCTGGAGGGAGAGATGATACGCTTGACCTGCACCGTTCTGGATGTTTTCCCAACCAACTTCTTCCGAATTGTGTGGACGGATGGGGAGGGGGAACTCCACTCTGAATCTGGGATGTTGTCGAGTCATCTTCAGAATCTGACTTCGGTGTTGTCTTATCACGTGGAAGCCAAAGACCAAGACAAATTAATGACCTGCAAAGTCTTACTGGATATGAACGGTGTACCGACAGCTCAAACTGTAAAGACGGCTTCAACAGCATTGTCTGTTCACT ATCCTCCCAGAGGGACCAGGATAACTGTGATCCCACAGGGCGAGCTGAAAGAAGGAGAATCTGTGAGCATTTCCTGCCTGTCCGACAGCGTTCCGGTGGGGCGTGTGGAACTGATCAGGGTTGTGGATGGGATAGAAACAGAGCTGATGGCCAGGGATGGGGTTGAAACATTGGTTATCCTCACGCCTCTTGAGCTGGGTGACTCCGGCCTATATGTGTGCAAAGCGTCTAACCGGCATGGAAGCGAAAGTGATAGtgttgaaattaaagtgaaag CACCACCCAGGAACACAACGGTGGAGGTCTTCCCATCCTCTGAGGTTCAGGAGGGCCAAAATATCACCATCTGTTGTAACTCCGTGAGCTTTCCTCCACCTGCGGTGGTCCTCAGGAAGCTGGATAGCGAGTCAGTCATCTACTCTCCCGATGGCGTCTTTCAGCTGATCAACCTTACTGCCAATGACACAGGAATGTACCAGGTTAATGTCACCAATGACCTGGGCTACGAAACTGAGATTTTCATTATACATGTGATGG AGAAAAGATTTGTTTCTCCACCAAGCTGGACTGATTTTATAACCCCTGCCATCTGCCTGGGAGCCACTGCAGCACTTGTTGGTATTATGGTGTATCTCTGGAGAGACCGAAAGAAGGGTTCGTACGATCTCACGAAGTGCAATCCAGACACTGTATAG
- the vcam1b gene encoding vascular cell adhesion protein 1b isoform X2: MDLTLLIFILLPVAAVSYKVVMPSEVWFKMGDRRTLTCSMRSCPGEVKFSWTSLEDKPLFATVDNKHAESLLIFESVMKNHENTVVCKATCGKDSKQATAAIKVYSFQRNPVIIGNEHMILGEENILTCEVSHVYPSEYLEVKLLYEDKVLVSKEGEEDGTDSLKISHTFQPSSEDDGKEITCRASLNVEDIPHDERTKKTSGHLRVLSAPHNLRMSGLTAVSLGSSLTLTCEAEGSPELEFTWTALKPDGQSVEIGKRREMSIPNVTLSDAGVYQCEVSNNLGRQTDNVSVVVQAPPMNTIIEASQQTVLMEGESISIFCKSDGVPVDRVVLRRMLDSRTTELKSSVGSETSFTFESVKVSDSGFYECTAFNKFGSQSASLNLTVEAAPHNLRISGLTAVSLGSSLTLTCEAEGSPELEFTWTALKPDGQSVEMGKRREMSIPNVTLTDAGVYQCEVSNNLGRQTKRVSVVVQAPPMNTIIEASQQTVLKEGQSISIFCKSDGVPVDRVVLRRMLDSRTTELKSSVGSETSFTFESVEVSDSGFYECTAFNKFGSQSASLNLTVEAYLLEVELQPSDAIVAESGSSLTLSCNASGCPQPTFTWKSLGNLPNRGLIKTDGLLSKLFLDPVEVEDEGTYICEVTCGSAAKSKQTKVNVFSFPTSPVVESPGPSLEGEMIRLTCTVLDVFPTNFFRIVWTDGEGELHSESGMLSSHLQNLTSVLSYHVEAKDQDKLMTCKVLLDMNGVPTAQTVKTASTALSVHYPPRGTRITVIPQGELKEGESVSISCLSDSVPVGRVELIRVVDGIETELMARDGVETLVILTPLELGDSGLYVCKASNRHGSESDSVEIKVKEKRFVSPPSWTDFITPAICLGATAALVGIMVYLWRDRKKGSYDLTKCNPDTV; encoded by the exons ATGGATTTAACTTTGCTTATATTTATCTTACTACCGGTCGCAG cTGTTTCATATAAGGTGGTTATGCCCTCTGAAGTATGGTTTAAGATGGGTGACAGGAGGACGTTGACGTGCAGCATGCGCTCGTGCCCGGGGGAAGTGAAGTTCTCTTGGACTTCGTTAGAGGACAAACCGCTATTCGCCACCGTGGATAACAAGCACGCGGAGTCCTTGTTGATCTTTGAAAGTGTCATGAAGAATCACGAAAACACCGTAGTGTGCAAAGCAACCTGTGGGAAGGACTCAAAACAGGCGACAGCTGCGATTAAAGTTTATT CTTTTCAAAGAAACCCAGTTATAATCGGGAACGAGCACATGATACTGGGCGAGGAGAACATCTTGACCTGTGAGGTATCTCATGTATACCCGTCAGAGTACCTTGAAGTCAAATTGCTATATGAAGACAAAGTTCTGGTCAGTAAAGAAGGAGAAGAAGATGGTACCGATAGTTTGAAGATATCCCACACATTCCAACCTTCAAGTGAAGACGATGGAAAGGAAATAACCTGCAGAGCATCACTTAATGTTGAAGACATACCACATGATGAGAGGACCAAAAAGACATCTGGACACCTGAGGGTTCTTT CTGCACCTCATAATCTCCGAATGTCTGGATTAACTGCAGTCTCACTGGGATCCAGTTTAACTTTGACCTGTGAGGCAGAGGGCAGCCCTGAGCTTGAGTTTACATGGACGGCTCTTAAACCAGATGGCCAGTCTGTTGAAATAGGAAAACGTCGAGAGATGTCCATACCCAATGTGACCCTATCTGATGCTGGTGTTTACCAGTGTGAAGTTAGCAATAATTTGGGAAGACAAACGGACAACGTTTCTGTTGTCGTTCAAG CACCCCCAATGAATACGATCATTGAAGCAAGTCAACAAACAGTTTTGATGGAGGGAGAGTCCATAAGCATCTTCTGCAAATCCGATGGGGTCCCAGTGGATCGTGTGGTGCTGAGACGAATGCTGGATAGCAGAACAACCGAGCTGAAGAGTAGCGTTGGGTCCGAAACATCATTTACCTTTGAATCTGTCAAGGTGTCCGACTCTGGCTTTTATGAGTGTACGGCCTTCAATAAGTTTGGAAGTCAGAGTGCTTCTCTTAACCTTACGGTTGAAG CTGCACCTCATAATCTCCGAATATCTGGATTAACCGCAGTCTCACTGGGATCCAGTTTAACTTTGACCTGTGAGGCAGAGGGCAGCCCTGAGCTTGAGTTTACATGGACCGCTCTTAAACCAGATGGCCAGTCTGTCGAAATGGGAAAACGTCGAGAGATGTCCATACCCAACGTGACCCTAACTGATGCTGGTGTTTATCAGTGTGAAGTTAGCAATAATTTGGGAAGACAAACCAAGAGAGTTTCTGTTGTCGTTCAAG CACCCCCAATGAATACGATCATTGAAGCAAGTCAACAAACAGTTCTGAAGGAAGGACAGTCCATAAGCATCTTCTGCAAATCCGATGGGGTCCCAGTGGATCGTGTGGTGCTGAGACGAATGCTGGATAGCAGAACAACAGAGCTGAAGAGTAGCGTTGGGTCTGAAACATCATTTACCTTTGAATCTGTCGAGGTGTCCGACTCGGGCTTTTATGAGTGTACGGCCTTCAATAAGTTTGGAAGTCAGAGTGCTTCTCTAAACCTTACGGTTGAAG CTTATTTGCTTGAAGTGGAACTACAACCAAGTGATGCGATCGTAGCAGAAAGCGGCTCCAGCCTTACGCTTTCCTGCAATGCTTCAGGTTGCCCCCAACCCACGTTCACCTGGAAGAGTCTTGGAAATCTACCAAACCGAGGCCTAATTAAAACCGACGGCTTATTGTCCAAGCTGTTCCTCGACCCGGTGGAGGTGGAAGATGAAGGAACTTACATCTGTGAGGTCACATGCGGCTCAGCTGCGAAGTCCAAACAGACCAAAGTGAATGTGTTCT CGTTTCCTACAAGTCCTGTGGTAGAAAGTCCTGGACCTTCTCTGGAGGGAGAGATGATACGCTTGACCTGCACCGTTCTGGATGTTTTCCCAACCAACTTCTTCCGAATTGTGTGGACGGATGGGGAGGGGGAACTCCACTCTGAATCTGGGATGTTGTCGAGTCATCTTCAGAATCTGACTTCGGTGTTGTCTTATCACGTGGAAGCCAAAGACCAAGACAAATTAATGACCTGCAAAGTCTTACTGGATATGAACGGTGTACCGACAGCTCAAACTGTAAAGACGGCTTCAACAGCATTGTCTGTTCACT ATCCTCCCAGAGGGACCAGGATAACTGTGATCCCACAGGGCGAGCTGAAAGAAGGAGAATCTGTGAGCATTTCCTGCCTGTCCGACAGCGTTCCGGTGGGGCGTGTGGAACTGATCAGGGTTGTGGATGGGATAGAAACAGAGCTGATGGCCAGGGATGGGGTTGAAACATTGGTTATCCTCACGCCTCTTGAGCTGGGTGACTCCGGCCTATATGTGTGCAAAGCGTCTAACCGGCATGGAAGCGAAAGTGATAGtgttgaaattaaagtgaaag AGAAAAGATTTGTTTCTCCACCAAGCTGGACTGATTTTATAACCCCTGCCATCTGCCTGGGAGCCACTGCAGCACTTGTTGGTATTATGGTGTATCTCTGGAGAGACCGAAAGAAGGGTTCGTACGATCTCACGAAGTGCAATCCAGACACTGTATAG
- the vcam1b gene encoding vascular cell adhesion protein 1b isoform X1 — protein MDLTLLIFILLPVAAVSYKVVMPSEVWFKMGDRRTLTCSMRSCPGEVKFSWTSLEDKPLFATVDNKHAESLLIFESVMKNHENTVVCKATCGKDSKQATAAIKVYSFQRNPVIIGNEHMILGEENILTCEVSHVYPSEYLEVKLLYEDKVLVSKEGEEDGTDSLKISHTFQPSSEDDGKEITCRASLNVEDIPHDERTKKTSGHLRVLSAPHNLRMSGLTAVSLGSSLTLTCEAEGSPELEFTWTALKPDGQSVEIGKRREMSIPNVTLSDAGVYQCEVSNNLGRQTDNVSVVVQAPPMNTIIEASQQTVLMEGESISIFCKSDGVPVDRVVLRRMLDSRTTELKSSVGSETSFTFESVKVSDSGFYECTAFNKFGSQSASLNLTVEAAPHNLRISGLTAVSLGSSLTLTCEAEGSPELEFTWTALKPDGQSVEMGKRREMSIPNVTLTDAGVYQCEVSNNLGRQTKRVSVVVQAPPMNTIIEASQQTVLKEGQSISIFCKSDGVPVDRVVLRRMLDSRTTELKSSVGSETSFTFESVEVSDSGFYECTAFNKFGSQSASLNLTVEAYLLEVELQPSDAIVAESGSSLTLSCNASGCPQPTFTWKSLGNLPNRGLIKTDGLLSKLFLDPVEVEDEGTYICEVTCGSAAKSKQTKVNVFSFPTSPVVESPGPSLEGEMIRLTCTVLDVFPTNFFRIVWTDGEGELHSESGMLSSHLQNLTSVLSYHVEAKDQDKLMTCKVLLDMNGVPTAQTVKTASTALSVHYPPRGTRITVIPQGELKEGESVSISCLSDSVPVGRVELIRVVDGIETELMARDGVETLVILTPLELGDSGLYVCKASNRHGSESDSVEIKVKAPPRNTTVEVFPSSEVQEGQNITICCNSVSFPPPAVVLRKLDSESVIYSPDGVFQLINLTANDTGMYQVNVTNDLGYETEIFIIHVMEKRFVSPPSWTDFITPAICLGATAALVGIMVYLWRDRKKGSYDLTKCNPDTV, from the exons ATGGATTTAACTTTGCTTATATTTATCTTACTACCGGTCGCAG cTGTTTCATATAAGGTGGTTATGCCCTCTGAAGTATGGTTTAAGATGGGTGACAGGAGGACGTTGACGTGCAGCATGCGCTCGTGCCCGGGGGAAGTGAAGTTCTCTTGGACTTCGTTAGAGGACAAACCGCTATTCGCCACCGTGGATAACAAGCACGCGGAGTCCTTGTTGATCTTTGAAAGTGTCATGAAGAATCACGAAAACACCGTAGTGTGCAAAGCAACCTGTGGGAAGGACTCAAAACAGGCGACAGCTGCGATTAAAGTTTATT CTTTTCAAAGAAACCCAGTTATAATCGGGAACGAGCACATGATACTGGGCGAGGAGAACATCTTGACCTGTGAGGTATCTCATGTATACCCGTCAGAGTACCTTGAAGTCAAATTGCTATATGAAGACAAAGTTCTGGTCAGTAAAGAAGGAGAAGAAGATGGTACCGATAGTTTGAAGATATCCCACACATTCCAACCTTCAAGTGAAGACGATGGAAAGGAAATAACCTGCAGAGCATCACTTAATGTTGAAGACATACCACATGATGAGAGGACCAAAAAGACATCTGGACACCTGAGGGTTCTTT CTGCACCTCATAATCTCCGAATGTCTGGATTAACTGCAGTCTCACTGGGATCCAGTTTAACTTTGACCTGTGAGGCAGAGGGCAGCCCTGAGCTTGAGTTTACATGGACGGCTCTTAAACCAGATGGCCAGTCTGTTGAAATAGGAAAACGTCGAGAGATGTCCATACCCAATGTGACCCTATCTGATGCTGGTGTTTACCAGTGTGAAGTTAGCAATAATTTGGGAAGACAAACGGACAACGTTTCTGTTGTCGTTCAAG CACCCCCAATGAATACGATCATTGAAGCAAGTCAACAAACAGTTTTGATGGAGGGAGAGTCCATAAGCATCTTCTGCAAATCCGATGGGGTCCCAGTGGATCGTGTGGTGCTGAGACGAATGCTGGATAGCAGAACAACCGAGCTGAAGAGTAGCGTTGGGTCCGAAACATCATTTACCTTTGAATCTGTCAAGGTGTCCGACTCTGGCTTTTATGAGTGTACGGCCTTCAATAAGTTTGGAAGTCAGAGTGCTTCTCTTAACCTTACGGTTGAAG CTGCACCTCATAATCTCCGAATATCTGGATTAACCGCAGTCTCACTGGGATCCAGTTTAACTTTGACCTGTGAGGCAGAGGGCAGCCCTGAGCTTGAGTTTACATGGACCGCTCTTAAACCAGATGGCCAGTCTGTCGAAATGGGAAAACGTCGAGAGATGTCCATACCCAACGTGACCCTAACTGATGCTGGTGTTTATCAGTGTGAAGTTAGCAATAATTTGGGAAGACAAACCAAGAGAGTTTCTGTTGTCGTTCAAG CACCCCCAATGAATACGATCATTGAAGCAAGTCAACAAACAGTTCTGAAGGAAGGACAGTCCATAAGCATCTTCTGCAAATCCGATGGGGTCCCAGTGGATCGTGTGGTGCTGAGACGAATGCTGGATAGCAGAACAACAGAGCTGAAGAGTAGCGTTGGGTCTGAAACATCATTTACCTTTGAATCTGTCGAGGTGTCCGACTCGGGCTTTTATGAGTGTACGGCCTTCAATAAGTTTGGAAGTCAGAGTGCTTCTCTAAACCTTACGGTTGAAG CTTATTTGCTTGAAGTGGAACTACAACCAAGTGATGCGATCGTAGCAGAAAGCGGCTCCAGCCTTACGCTTTCCTGCAATGCTTCAGGTTGCCCCCAACCCACGTTCACCTGGAAGAGTCTTGGAAATCTACCAAACCGAGGCCTAATTAAAACCGACGGCTTATTGTCCAAGCTGTTCCTCGACCCGGTGGAGGTGGAAGATGAAGGAACTTACATCTGTGAGGTCACATGCGGCTCAGCTGCGAAGTCCAAACAGACCAAAGTGAATGTGTTCT CGTTTCCTACAAGTCCTGTGGTAGAAAGTCCTGGACCTTCTCTGGAGGGAGAGATGATACGCTTGACCTGCACCGTTCTGGATGTTTTCCCAACCAACTTCTTCCGAATTGTGTGGACGGATGGGGAGGGGGAACTCCACTCTGAATCTGGGATGTTGTCGAGTCATCTTCAGAATCTGACTTCGGTGTTGTCTTATCACGTGGAAGCCAAAGACCAAGACAAATTAATGACCTGCAAAGTCTTACTGGATATGAACGGTGTACCGACAGCTCAAACTGTAAAGACGGCTTCAACAGCATTGTCTGTTCACT ATCCTCCCAGAGGGACCAGGATAACTGTGATCCCACAGGGCGAGCTGAAAGAAGGAGAATCTGTGAGCATTTCCTGCCTGTCCGACAGCGTTCCGGTGGGGCGTGTGGAACTGATCAGGGTTGTGGATGGGATAGAAACAGAGCTGATGGCCAGGGATGGGGTTGAAACATTGGTTATCCTCACGCCTCTTGAGCTGGGTGACTCCGGCCTATATGTGTGCAAAGCGTCTAACCGGCATGGAAGCGAAAGTGATAGtgttgaaattaaagtgaaag CACCACCCAGGAACACAACGGTGGAGGTCTTCCCATCCTCTGAGGTTCAGGAGGGCCAAAATATCACCATCTGTTGTAACTCCGTGAGCTTTCCTCCACCTGCGGTGGTCCTCAGGAAGCTGGATAGCGAGTCAGTCATCTACTCTCCCGATGGCGTCTTTCAGCTGATCAACCTTACTGCCAATGACACAGGAATGTACCAGGTTAATGTCACCAATGACCTGGGCTACGAAACTGAGATTTTCATTATACATGTGATGG AGAAAAGATTTGTTTCTCCACCAAGCTGGACTGATTTTATAACCCCTGCCATCTGCCTGGGAGCCACTGCAGCACTTGTTGGTATTATGGTGTATCTCTGGAGAGACCGAAAGAAGGGTTCGTACGATCTCACGAAGTGCAATCCAGACACTGTATAG
- the vcam1b gene encoding vascular cell adhesion protein 1b isoform X3, giving the protein MDLTLLIFILLPVAAVSYKVVMPSEVWFKMGDRRTLTCSMRSCPGEVKFSWTSLEDKPLFATVDNKHAESLLIFESVMKNHENTVVCKATCGKDSKQATAAIKVYSFQRNPVIIGNEHMILGEENILTCEVSHVYPSEYLEVKLLYEDKVLVSKEGEEDGTDSLKISHTFQPSSEDDGKEITCRASLNVEDIPHDERTKKTSGHLRVLSAPHNLRMSGLTAVSLGSSLTLTCEAEGSPELEFTWTALKPDGQSVEIGKRREMSIPNVTLSDAGVYQCEVSNNLGRQTDNVSVVVQAPPMNTIIEASQQTVLMEGESISIFCKSDGVPVDRVVLRRMLDSRTTELKSSVGSETSFTFESVKVSDSGFYECTAFNKFGSQSASLNLTVEAYLLEVELQPSDAIVAESGSSLTLSCNASGCPQPTFTWKSLGNLPNRGLIKTDGLLSKLFLDPVEVEDEGTYICEVTCGSAAKSKQTKVNVFSFPTSPVVESPGPSLEGEMIRLTCTVLDVFPTNFFRIVWTDGEGELHSESGMLSSHLQNLTSVLSYHVEAKDQDKLMTCKVLLDMNGVPTAQTVKTASTALSVHYPPRGTRITVIPQGELKEGESVSISCLSDSVPVGRVELIRVVDGIETELMARDGVETLVILTPLELGDSGLYVCKASNRHGSESDSVEIKVKAPPRNTTVEVFPSSEVQEGQNITICCNSVSFPPPAVVLRKLDSESVIYSPDGVFQLINLTANDTGMYQVNVTNDLGYETEIFIIHVMEKRFVSPPSWTDFITPAICLGATAALVGIMVYLWRDRKKGSYDLTKCNPDTV; this is encoded by the exons ATGGATTTAACTTTGCTTATATTTATCTTACTACCGGTCGCAG cTGTTTCATATAAGGTGGTTATGCCCTCTGAAGTATGGTTTAAGATGGGTGACAGGAGGACGTTGACGTGCAGCATGCGCTCGTGCCCGGGGGAAGTGAAGTTCTCTTGGACTTCGTTAGAGGACAAACCGCTATTCGCCACCGTGGATAACAAGCACGCGGAGTCCTTGTTGATCTTTGAAAGTGTCATGAAGAATCACGAAAACACCGTAGTGTGCAAAGCAACCTGTGGGAAGGACTCAAAACAGGCGACAGCTGCGATTAAAGTTTATT CTTTTCAAAGAAACCCAGTTATAATCGGGAACGAGCACATGATACTGGGCGAGGAGAACATCTTGACCTGTGAGGTATCTCATGTATACCCGTCAGAGTACCTTGAAGTCAAATTGCTATATGAAGACAAAGTTCTGGTCAGTAAAGAAGGAGAAGAAGATGGTACCGATAGTTTGAAGATATCCCACACATTCCAACCTTCAAGTGAAGACGATGGAAAGGAAATAACCTGCAGAGCATCACTTAATGTTGAAGACATACCACATGATGAGAGGACCAAAAAGACATCTGGACACCTGAGGGTTCTTT CTGCACCTCATAATCTCCGAATGTCTGGATTAACTGCAGTCTCACTGGGATCCAGTTTAACTTTGACCTGTGAGGCAGAGGGCAGCCCTGAGCTTGAGTTTACATGGACGGCTCTTAAACCAGATGGCCAGTCTGTTGAAATAGGAAAACGTCGAGAGATGTCCATACCCAATGTGACCCTATCTGATGCTGGTGTTTACCAGTGTGAAGTTAGCAATAATTTGGGAAGACAAACGGACAACGTTTCTGTTGTCGTTCAAG CACCCCCAATGAATACGATCATTGAAGCAAGTCAACAAACAGTTTTGATGGAGGGAGAGTCCATAAGCATCTTCTGCAAATCCGATGGGGTCCCAGTGGATCGTGTGGTGCTGAGACGAATGCTGGATAGCAGAACAACCGAGCTGAAGAGTAGCGTTGGGTCCGAAACATCATTTACCTTTGAATCTGTCAAGGTGTCCGACTCTGGCTTTTATGAGTGTACGGCCTTCAATAAGTTTGGAAGTCAGAGTGCTTCTCTTAACCTTACGGTTGAAG CTTATTTGCTTGAAGTGGAACTACAACCAAGTGATGCGATCGTAGCAGAAAGCGGCTCCAGCCTTACGCTTTCCTGCAATGCTTCAGGTTGCCCCCAACCCACGTTCACCTGGAAGAGTCTTGGAAATCTACCAAACCGAGGCCTAATTAAAACCGACGGCTTATTGTCCAAGCTGTTCCTCGACCCGGTGGAGGTGGAAGATGAAGGAACTTACATCTGTGAGGTCACATGCGGCTCAGCTGCGAAGTCCAAACAGACCAAAGTGAATGTGTTCT CGTTTCCTACAAGTCCTGTGGTAGAAAGTCCTGGACCTTCTCTGGAGGGAGAGATGATACGCTTGACCTGCACCGTTCTGGATGTTTTCCCAACCAACTTCTTCCGAATTGTGTGGACGGATGGGGAGGGGGAACTCCACTCTGAATCTGGGATGTTGTCGAGTCATCTTCAGAATCTGACTTCGGTGTTGTCTTATCACGTGGAAGCCAAAGACCAAGACAAATTAATGACCTGCAAAGTCTTACTGGATATGAACGGTGTACCGACAGCTCAAACTGTAAAGACGGCTTCAACAGCATTGTCTGTTCACT ATCCTCCCAGAGGGACCAGGATAACTGTGATCCCACAGGGCGAGCTGAAAGAAGGAGAATCTGTGAGCATTTCCTGCCTGTCCGACAGCGTTCCGGTGGGGCGTGTGGAACTGATCAGGGTTGTGGATGGGATAGAAACAGAGCTGATGGCCAGGGATGGGGTTGAAACATTGGTTATCCTCACGCCTCTTGAGCTGGGTGACTCCGGCCTATATGTGTGCAAAGCGTCTAACCGGCATGGAAGCGAAAGTGATAGtgttgaaattaaagtgaaag CACCACCCAGGAACACAACGGTGGAGGTCTTCCCATCCTCTGAGGTTCAGGAGGGCCAAAATATCACCATCTGTTGTAACTCCGTGAGCTTTCCTCCACCTGCGGTGGTCCTCAGGAAGCTGGATAGCGAGTCAGTCATCTACTCTCCCGATGGCGTCTTTCAGCTGATCAACCTTACTGCCAATGACACAGGAATGTACCAGGTTAATGTCACCAATGACCTGGGCTACGAAACTGAGATTTTCATTATACATGTGATGG AGAAAAGATTTGTTTCTCCACCAAGCTGGACTGATTTTATAACCCCTGCCATCTGCCTGGGAGCCACTGCAGCACTTGTTGGTATTATGGTGTATCTCTGGAGAGACCGAAAGAAGGGTTCGTACGATCTCACGAAGTGCAATCCAGACACTGTATAG